The segment CTTCTAAAAATAGCTTTTACATCAAACCCTTCGGTAGAAGAAGAAGTATGAATGACTTTGCCAAAGAACATAACCATGAGCACTCTCTTTTCTCCCCTTCAAATCAAAAGCATACAGCTAAAAAATAGAATTGTCGTTTCTCCCATGTGCCAATACTCCAGCCAGGACGGGTTCGCAAACGACTGGCACCTGGTGCATTTGGGAAGCCGGGCTGTGGGTGGCGCAGGTTTGATTTTACTGGAAGCCACCGCTGTTTCGCCGGAAGGCCGCATTACACCAGATGATCTGGGTATCTGGAAAGACGAGCACCTCCCTGAACTGAAACGGATTGTCTCGTTCCTGGAGGCAAACGGTTCAGTAGCCGGTATCCAATTAGCCCATGCTGGTCGCAAAGCCAGCCACCGTGCCCCCTGGAAAGGAGGAAACGCGCTGCACCCCGGCGAAGAAGGTGCCTGGACTACTGTAGCGCCCAGTGCCATTCCGTTTCAGGAAGGTGGCATCACACCTGTGGCACTGGACCAGGAAGGTATCCGGAAAGTGCTGGCAGATTTTAAAGCGGCGGCAGCCCGAGCTTTAGAGGCCGGTTTTAAAGTGGTAGAGATTCACGGCGCCCATGGTTATCTTCTGCACGAGTTCTTTTCGCCGCTCAGCAACCACCGCACTGATGCCTACGGCGCCTCCTTTGAAAACCGGGTCCGGTTGCTTCTGGAAGTAGTGGATTCTGTGCAGGAAGTCTGGCCAGCAGAGTATCCGCTGTTTGTAAGAATCTCGGCTACTGACTGGACGCCAGATGGCTGGAACGAAGAAGACTCTGTTGCTTTGGCCAGGTTGCTGAAAGAGAAAGGCGTAGATTTAATTGACACCTCCACGGGCGGAAACGTACCCAAAGTACGCATTCCTGTAGGGCCTGGCTATCAAGTTCGTTTTGCTGAGAAAATCAAAAAAGAGGCCCAAATCATGACTGGCGCTGTGGGCATGATCACCACTGCGCAGGAAGCGGAAGAAATCATTTCCAGCGGCCAGGCAGATGTGGTGCTCCTCGCCCGCGAATTGCTCCGCGACCCCTATTTCCCACTGCGGGCTGCCAAACAACTAGGCGTAGAACTGGAATGGCCAGCTCAATACCAAAGAGCCAGAGATTAATCTATGGTTGTGTGCCAATCAAAGGATAAAAAACTAACATTCCCTTTTTCAAACTTTTGGCCGAAGCCTCGGCTGGCTGGCAAAGGAAGCAGAACTTTGTCCGCCAGCCGAGGCGGGGCCTTGCGGCCGTGAGCACTTACCGCCGAAATTGGAACTGCAAAGCTCAGTTACTTTGAAAGGACGTAAACCTGCTTTACAACTTATAAGCTTGACGGGCCAAAAGCCTCCAGTCGCCACCTTCTTTTGCCCACACCAGCAGCACACCCAATTTCACAGTTCCGGGCTTGTCGCTGTCATTGGTCTGCCCAGATAATTGGTGCCGAACAATGGCTGTTTTGCCCGTCACCTGAACGGTTTGGTTTGCCAGGTCAATGCTTATGAAGTCAGATTGACCACTTACAATGGCTTGCACGAAGGCGGCTTTGTCTTCCAGTTTGCCGCTGGAATGCCCATAACTCAGGCTGTTTGAAGTAACCGCTTCCAGGTCCTTGCGCTCTCCAGAGATCATAGCTTGCTTCAGTTTTTCTACGGCAGCGGCTACCTTCTTTTCCTCTTTAGATTGTGCCTGCACCAACAGGCTAAGCATCATACATAAGCCCAAGAGGGCAACTACTTTCTTAGTCATACACGTATGGGTTAGGGTTCTTTCCAAGATTTTCTGCCGGAAGCGTCATTACAAGACACCTCAAGATAGGCATACTTTCCATGCGAAACAGCGTCTATCTGTTTTAAGGCTGTTTTCCGGATACCACCTGCGTTTCAGACTTCAGAAAATCTCAGAGCTTTAGGGGAGGCTCAGCGTCTGGGTTCCAGACCTGGTAAGCCAGTTCATTCAGGGCCAAGCGAGCATAGCGGAAACCTTCCGCCAGTTGGTGATAGATCTGGGACAGCTCTAATTGAGAGGCCAATTTGTGGTGGGCAGCAGTACGGAAACTGGTGCGGCCTACCTCTTCATAAAAGGAAAAGTCTGGGGCTCCGCGCTGTTGCCGGCGTTCAATCCAGGCCCTGAACATACCCGACAGAAAAAGCGCATAATTTCCGATGTGCACCCGAATCAAAAAAGCCTCGGCAGCCGATGCGGTAGTTAAAGCCTCCAGCATCTCCGCAATGTAATGGAATTGGTGCGGCAGTTTCTCATGGGGTGAGTGCATGCTTTGCACCGTAGAAAATCTCCAGAGAAGCGCACCCAGGTAATCGGCCAGGTCACGGTCTTCTATGCCTTGTCGGCGCAGCGCCGTGCGGGCCAGTACATAAAAGTATAGCTGTTGTGATACTTCCACGTGCCCTTTCTTAGAAGACAAGGTCTTTGCCAGCACCTCGTTGTCCAGCATTTCATCTCGGCACTCGGGATCACTCAGCAACTCCACCAAACTTACCTGACTTCCTTTTCTGGATAGGACCCGCGCCACAAACTCAAAATCTGCGGCCGTAAACTGGGCCCGGCAATTTGCTAATACCATGGGTCTCGCTCCTTTCCATTGACTCCTGTAAAACTTCGGATTGAATTCTGGCTAGATGAGCACGCCAGATTTTCTTTTGTTATAAAAACGAAGCCCTATTTTAGAAAGTTATCGCGCAAGGGCTAAATATATTTTATCTGACGTTTAGAGGTGCATTGCTAAAAATCGGCGTTAAACCTACCTCCTACTTTTTGGGCTGCTCTCTGTATTAACGATTCTTATTTAGTGCATATTTAATTATCGGGGCAGTACCTGATTGTTTCAGGGCTCCTTTCACAAAAACAGACCTGAAACAAAAAGCCCTGCTGGATTATCTCCAACAGGGCTTTGATTATAGATTCCTATGAGGTTATCCGATGGCCTGCTCCAAATCGGCGACCAAATCTTCTACATCTTCAATGCCTACGCTTAACCTGATGAGCGAGTCAGACAAACCGCCTTTCAGACGCTCTACCTGCGGAATGCTGGCGTGCGTCATGGTAGCGGGGTGTCCGCATAATGATTCTACGCCGCCCAAGGATTCTGCCAACGCAAAATAATGCAGTTTCTCCAGTACCTGGATTGCATCTTCCATCCGATCACCTTTCAACTCAAAAGAGATCATCCCCCCGAAATCGCGCATCTGCTCTTTGGCAATCTGGTGGTTAGGATGATCTTCAAAGCCTGGCCAGAACACTCTACCCACTTTAGGGTGTTGACGCAGGTAGTCGGCAACGACTCTTCCGTTCTCACAGTGGCGCTGCATGCGTACGTGCAGGGTCTTCAAGCCTCTTAGCACTAGGAAACAGTCCTGCGGACCTGGAGTGCCACCGCAGGCGTTCTGGATGAAGGCCAGGCGTTGGGCCAGTTCATCGTCCTGTACCACAATGGCGCCCATCACCACATCTGAGTGACCGGCCATGTACTTGGTTAGGGAGTGCATGACAATATCAGCGCCTAAATCAATCGGAGTTTGCAGGTACGGTGTGGAGAAGGTGTTGTCCACCACCAGCAGCAGGTTTCGTCTTTTGCAGATTTCGGCAGCACCTTTGATGTCAATTATGTTAAGGAGCGGGTTAGTGGGCGTTTCTACCCAAATCATTTTGGTGTTCTCCGTTACATACTGGTCTATGTTACTGATTTCGGCCATAGACACAAACTGGAACTTGATGCCATACTCCTGAAATACCTTGGTGAAGATGCGGTAGGTACCACCGTACAGGTCGTTTGTAGCAATCACCTCATCGCCGGGTCTCAACATTTTGATGATGCAGTCAGTAGCTGCCATACCTGAGGCAAAGCAGAGGCCATGCTTGCCGTTTTCCAGGGCAGCCAACGCATTTTGCAGCGCAGTTCTAGTAGGATTATGCGTACGGGAATACTCATAGCCGTTGTGGTCTCCGGGAGAGCGCTGCACATACGTGGAGGTTTGGTAAATGGGCGTCATGATGGCGCCAGTGGTAGGATCTGGCTCTACGCCAGCGTGTATGGTCTTGGTTCCGAATTTCATAGGGTCTTATACGGTGGTATGGATGCAAGTTAGAAAAATGGATGCAAGTTTCCAGTTTGTCTAAACTCAGCGGTTGGAGCGTATTTCCCGTACTTTGGTAGAAATACCCGATATTCGTCGCGCTTATGTGGAAGAAACTCCTGGAACAAAATACTGGTACGCTTCTTTACTCTTTATTGCTTGTTGTAATTCCAGTGCTGGCCAGTTCCGGTCTGGCACTTTGGCTGTATCATAATACTGCCTTGTTAGAATCCCTTTCGCCATTACAGCAAATTTTCTACTTTTTGGTGGTTTCCCTTACCATGGCGTTTGCCATTACCCCAACTACGTTTGTTGCATTGGCTACAGGCTTCTTCTTCGGGTGGACTGCTTTCATAGGAGTGGTAGTCTCTTATGGGTTTGCTGCCCTCATTGGCTACACGGTGGCAAAACTTATTGACCATGGAAAGATGACCACCTTCCTACATCAGTTCCCTAAAGCGGAAGGCGTAATGAACGAGCTCCGCGAACAAAGCATGAGTTTGATTATCCTGACCCGCATTTCCCCGGTTCTGCCGTTCGCATTTATGACCTTTGTATTGTCGTTAGTGCAGGTACCCCGCGGACGATTCCTGCTGGCCAGTATGCTGGGAATGTTGCCGCGTACGATCTTCTTCTTCTGGATGGGCACCCAGGCCCAAGACTTGCTGGCCCTCTTGCAAGACCCAAACGCTGGCACGTCTGGCAAGCTTTTATTGGGTGCACTGGTGGTGATTTCTTTGGGAGGCTTGTATTTCTTACTCAACCATGCCATCAAAAAAGCCTTATCCAGAAGCAGATAGCATTTTTTTGAAGATTTTTTTGAGCTAAGTCTTGCGCAACACCGTAAAAGCATCTACCTTTGCATCACTAAATAACTGGTCACGTAGCTCAACTGGATAGAGCATCTGACTACGAATCAGAAGGTTTGGGGTTCGACTCCCTACGCGACCACAGCAAGTAAATAAAAGCCCTGTAAGAAAAACTTACAGGGCTTTTTGTTTTTACAGGTTCGACGGATAGATGCTTTTTTGAGGCTAATATTATGTATTCCCTTTTTCAATAGCATAAACGTTTTGAGGATTGATTTCCAAATCAACCTTTAAAACTAAGAACCCATTGATCAGCTTAGTTTAAAGCCCAAAGGTTTGTGGTCACATCCTGGCTCATACTAAGCTGCAAAACTTAGTTCAACCTGCTATTCCAGGACGAACACCTTACGGCTGTAGCTACCCTTTGTAGTTTTTAATTCTATGATATGAAAGCCTTTTGAGAAACGTATGGTAGGTTCATTCTTGTACACTTCTATGGTTTCTTGCTTATTGCCTATCATGATGTAGGTGGAAATGCTCACTGGTGTTTCATCAGTTGTAATAGCAAATCCATAAAATGATTGAGAAGATGCTGCTGATTTTGAGGCGATCACCTTTGAATATTCATATTTTCCATCAAAATCTACCTGTTTAAGGCGGTAGTATTTTGACTTGCTGTAGTCTTTATATGAGTAGTTCTTTACAGTACTGCTGCTTCCAGCTGATTTAACCTGTGCTATTTTGGTAAAGGTTTTACCATCACCGCTGCGCTCAACATCAAAATAATCAGAGTTGATTTCTGAGGCCGTACTCCATTCAATATGATTGTAATTGCTCTTTGTAGTGACAATGAATTTGGTGAGCGTGACAGGAAGCGGATTGTTACAGGCTATGAAAGGGGGCGCCATGGGAGTTAATACTTGCCTTGACACACCACTTCCTATGTTACTTCCACCTGTGTTATCGAACATCTCTCCGGTAGCAGAACTCGCGTCATAGAAAATCATTTCACCATCATTCGCACCATGCCCTATGCTACCGTTTCCTATACATTCGGTTCTGCCCGTGAAGTAGAAAGTGCCCTTCTTTCCATTGATGGTACAGCTTATCTTAATACCGGTACCCTCTATTCTGCCGTTATTTATGACATGAGCAGAGCCATTGGTGTGAATACCATTGTCTGTGTCAACATCATCAGCATTGAACTTTAAAAACCCGTTATTAGTAAGCAGTGTATTGATCCTGAATGTGTTGGTATTGACTAACATTGTACACTCATTCCGGATAAAGCCATTGTTGAAATTCACATTATCACCAACATAGAAGGGCGATAGAATAAACATGCTGTGGTTGGTAAGCTTTGTATTCTGTAAGTTTCCGAAAAACTCAAAGGTCCCAAAGTTAACGATCACATTATCTCTCCCACCTATCCTATCCCTCAATTTAAGGGTTCCATAGTTTATGATGGTCAGTTCGTTAAAGCCACCAGTGAAATCACAAACAGCTCCTGCTTCCACAATGATAACATCACCATTTGACAGGTTCAATTCCCCAGTGTGGTTACCAGTGTAGGTGTACGTGGTAGCGAAAGCGATATTCGCTACCAAAATTAGATGTAGAGTAAGTGTTGCTTTCATGATGTAGGTACATAAATAATATAATTTATTATTGTTTAATTGATATTAATAAGTTAACTACCTCAAAGCCGATAAGCAATAAAAAAGGGATAAACTATAGTCAATTACCCACTTTTTACTTACTAATGGGTATAAAAAAGCAAGCCAACTAAGTCAAGGTCTTCTGATCTACAGAAGAAATTGACTTAGTTGGCTTTAGCCTTAATTAAACTCTAATTCTAATTTGTGAGTGAAGAGAAGGGAATGGCCAACAAACAGATTAGTGAGAAACATACTCTTTTATCCGCATGACACCTCTGTTTGTCTTCGCTAAAGATACCATCAGACTCTCTGCCTAGAACAATTCCCCTGATCCGCAAGACAAGAGCTAAAGAATTGGGAGATCTGTTCAGGAGCTGGTCAATACAGGTTGACTTATCAGCTCCAGTAAAAAGGTGATACTGCTTCCTGTTTACAGAAGTTTACTTTTGTGAAGAAATCTGTGCAAACACACGTAAGCTCTGAACCACAATGCAATCAGGCCGGGTTCTGCTTCTTACACTCAATTAGCAAGTGAGGATACATTCTATATCTTCCCAGCAACTAAGTAAACTGCTTTTTAGTGGTGAATTCTCTTTAAGCATTTGCTTCTGGCATAGGTGCAAGTGTTGACCATTGGAATCAAAGAATTGACTGTGATGGGGTGATTAAGGAATGCTTTTTACACAGCACGGTGCGAATCAAAAAAATAGTTCTTCGACCTACTCTACTAACCCCAGCCAATTGTTTGGCACCCAGGAACGTCCTTTTTGCCTGAAATCAATGTTTGTAACCCAACTGGTACAATCTGATTTTACTAATGGTATTTGCCTTTCATCTTGATGTTTAACATTAAAAGGGTGGTACTTGGGGTTCTTAGTAAATCAAACACACCCTAGTAAAACACAATCTAAATCTCAGATAAATACTTAAAACTAAGTATTGTTTGAAGTAAATTACTTATAAATATTTACAGAATAAATTTAATAATTTCTACAAATCAAGTAGTGTTTCCTATTATATTTGCTTTGAAGCACTACTTACCTATTACTTAGTTTTACTACTTACCCATTACTTAGTTTTCTAGCTCTATTCACATAAAAAAGTCAAGTAGAAGACTTGGCAGCATTATTATTTGCCTTACAAAAGGCGTGGCTCTTCACTTTTTCAGGTGAAAATTTGAGGCCCCTGCTTCTGTAACAGGAAGCACCTGACATCATTACCATATATTAATCAACACCTTACAAAAACACATAGATAGATTATGTCTACTAAGGATTGCTGCGCCGTGTACAATCTTATAGACTAAAACAAAACTCAATTTTTAGGTACCACATGCAGAATCATTAAAAATTAAAATCACCATTAATCATTTATACCAAATTCCACCTAAACAAATCTTATGAAATTTACTTGTACAAGTATTACTCCCCCACTATCCACAAATCAAAGGCATACTGCTTCTAGAGCTTTTCACTGGTTCTGCGCTTTGTTAGGCTTTCTCTGGCTATGCCCCACCTCTGCCTTTCTTCAAGCTAAGCCCAAGGCGACCACCAGTTTCCACTCCAACACGTCCGTCGTCTTTACTGACGGTCCAAAATACACCCCGATAGATGTGTCAGCTATTGAAGCTTTGATAGGAAAGAAAGTCGTTAGCGTTGCTAAAGGCAATGGTCTACCAGCTGGACCACTAAGCTTGGAGAATTCTGAACACACACTTGCCCTCGCATTTGATGGAACTGTCTATTCTTGGGGAAATGGGAGGTATGGCCAGCTGGGTAGTGAAACCTATTATTCAGCTACCCCTCTTCAAGTGCTAGGCCTTTCCGGGATAAAGGCAATCGCCGCCGGTGGGTACCATTCGCTTGCCATTGGGGCGGACGGCTCTGTTTATGCCTGGGGCCTAAACGCGTCGGGCCAGATAGAATAAACGAACGTTCGAGTATACAATGTGCCGAAAAAGATAGAAGGGCTCTCCAACATAAAGGCTATCGCTGGAGGGGGCTTACACTCACTGGCCATGGACGGGGAAGGAAATGTCTTCTCCTGGGGAGAGGGCGGGAACAACCTTGATTTCTTTTATACTTATTACAACGGGCGAGGGCAATTAGCCCGTGTCCTTTCCAGTGCAAAAGCAATCGCGGCGGGTAATTACCATTCACTTGCCATTTTAGAGGATGGATCTGTTTATGAATGGGGGCATTATATGTCAACTCAAATGCAAGCCCTAAATCCAGGCCGTAAAGTACCATTTTGGTTTCCGCCAAGGGGAAACAAAGTACAAGGCCTCGGCGGGGTCAAAGCAATCTCTGCTGGCTCCTTCAATTCCCTAGCCTTGGGAATGGATGGCAAAGTATATGGGTGGGGCTATACCACAAAAGAGCATGAGGCAATAGGAACCATGCCATGGGGTGAGACGACTTCATATAGATACTCTGAGTACTCCTCGTCGTTTGCTGCAGTGCAGTTGGAGATACCGTTTCCCGCCTCATGCGTTGATCCCGTTGTTTCCTTTACTGCCTCACCAACAGTCTTAGGCTCTGCCACAACTTTTACGGATCTCACGACTAATGCGGCTCCTGATGCAGCCTATTCATGGGATTTCGATGGAGATGGCATAGCGGACAGCTACTCAAAGGGGAACGCAACCTTTACTTATCCAGCTCCTGGAACATACTCTGCGAGATTGACAGTAGGGAATGGAATCTGTGAACAAAGTTTCTCTTTACAAGTGAATGTGCAGGCTCCTCCTATCGCCTCATTCGTAACAGGAGGAGGGAAATTCCCTTCACCAGCTGGCGCCTACAAACCTGCCCCAGATACTAACCCAGCCATGCCGTATGTATCTCCCGCCGGGGAAGCTACTTTCAACTTGACTTCAAAATATGAGAAAGGAAACCTGACACCTATTGGAGCCACCCACATCAAATTCAAGCTGGCTAACATGAATTTTGAGAGCACCGCACAGGAGTGGTTGACTGTATCTGGCTCATTAGCTCAATACCAAGGATCAGGCAAAATTAACGGCACAGGCAACTACGGGTACCTGGTGATGGCCGTTGATGGGGATGGAAAAGGCAATGACAAGGGAGACCGGCTAAGGGTCAAGATTTGGGACAAGAGAACCGGCTTTATGGTTTACGATAACGAGAGGGAAGGAACTGCTGGAGGTGCCCCCTCCACTGCCATAACCCAAGGCTCCATTGTTATACACCAAGCTAACATTAAATCTATAGGGTCTAAAGCAGTAGCGACTTTAGAGCCATCTCTACAGTTGCACCAAAACATACCTAACCCTTTCAGCGGCAGCACTCACATAAATTTTGAGGTAAAAGAGAGCGCAGCAGTTTCCCTTAAAGTGTACAACCTCATGGGTCAAGAAGTGGCCACCTTATTCAATGGAACAGCCGAAGCAGGCAAATTGTATGAAACAACCTTACAGTCTGGCAACCTGGCCGGAGGAGTGTACTACTACACCCTATCCAATGGAGGCTGGAAAGTGACCAAACGTATGGTGTTGAACAAATAAGGCTTCAATTTTTGAATCATTTAACAGGGGCAGCTCTCATGGGCCGCCCCTGTTTCTTTTTACACTGAGCAATTTTTAGTGGAATACGTTTAAGCTAGATATCCTCTCTGACCAGAGTATACCTTAAAAGCTCTACTGTCTTTTTAGTTTAAATGAATCTCAACATGCTCTTGTCTGGTTATGCGGCCATCATTACCCTGGCTTGGGTTTGCGCCAGCATTTACTTATTAGTAAACTGCCGCAAAGTGCAATTCCTGAAAGATATGTCCCCAAATCTTAATATGGTTGAGCCGCGGGTGGCAATAATAGTTGCCGTAAAAGATGAGGAGGCAGAACTTGAGGAAGCATTGATCAGTGTCTGTCAACTGGATTATAAAAATTTAAGGATCATTGTGGTGAATGACCGCTCAACTGATAGAACTCCAGAAATCCTCCAAAAAATAGCGCAGGAAAACCCGGTCATCACAGTTATTACCATTGAAGAACTTCCCAAAGGATGGCTAGGCAAAAGCCATGCTCTGTACCAGGGCTACAAAGCATCGGCAGAGGAATGGCTTCTTTTCACCGATGCAGACGTCATCTTTGGCCGGCAAGCCTTAAAGAAAGCCATGCACTATGTAACCGAACACCAGTTAGATCACCTGGCGGTCTTGCCTGAAATAACTTCCCGCTCTGCTCTTTTCAAAGCCATGATGAGTACATTTTCCATGATGCTGGAGTTCAGGCAACGCCCCTGGGACATACGAAACCCTGCTTCCAAGGCATCCATAGGCATTGGTGCCTTTAACCTGGTCAGGCGTTCTGCTTACGAGAAAGCCGGTACCCATACTGCTTTTTCCCTTCGGCCAGACGATGACCTGAAACTGGGAGAACGTATAAAAGCAGCAGGTCTCCGGCCAGATGTGCTGTACGGCGAAAAAGAAGTGTCTTTGGAGTGGTATACCAGCCTGAATGAATTCGTGAACGGGCTCATGAAGAACACCTTTTCCATTTCAAACTACCATTTACCCACCGCCATAGGCATGGCCTTGGCTACCTTCCTGGTTTTTGTACTCCCCATGCCTTTTTTGCTGTTATCAGGCGGGTACAACTTCATCCTTGCTTTGGTCATGCTCACTTCCCAGATCTTCCTGATGCTTTTCAAACCCGGAATCCATGGTAAATGGTGGCACGCCCTCATGATTCCGTTTGCAGGAGCGGTGATCGTTTACATTCTCCTCAAATCGGCTTTTATCACAATAAAACAAGGTGGAATTTATTGGCGCGACAGCTTTTATCCTTTGGCAGAGTTAAAGAAGCAGCGATAAGAATGACGCAACCTTTCCAAATGCCTTTGGTTAGGGCACTTGACTTATTTAAGAGTACAAGCCATTTACCGGGGCTTTTTCGGAAACAAGGTTTATTCTACTTCTGGGGCAAAAACAACGTGAATTTAGTGCCCTCTCCTACCCGGCTGTTTACTTCTACGTGACCGCCCATGGCATCAAGATGGCTTTTAATCAAGAAGAGCCCCATTCCCCTACCCTCCTGTTCTGTGTGAAACCGTTTGTAAAGTTTAAAGATGTGGTCTTTCGCTTTGCCCATGTCAAACCCTGAACCGTTGTCTGAAAAGGAAATGACCATACTATTCTCATCGTATTCAAAGCACTTGATACATATCTCCAAACTTCGCTTCTCTGAGCGGTACTTGATGGCGTTTGAGAGTAAATTGTAGAAAATGCTGTGTAAATAGGCTTTGTTAGCTTTCACACTTCTGTCTTTCTCAACGTCAATGATCACCTTTGCTCCCGTGGAGGCAATTGGTTCTTTAAAGGATGACAGCGCCTGCTCAAAAACGCTGAGAATGTTTACCTGCTCTAACTCAAGGTTGCCTTTGCTATCTCTGATACCAAGAATGGTGTTCACGTCACGCAGAACGGCATCCAATTTGGCTATGCTCTGCCGCAGGAAAGAGAGCGATTTATCAAATACTTCTGAGTTTCGCTCCATATGCGTCAGGAGATCCACCAAACCCAAGGCGTTGGCCACTGGTCCTCTGAGGTTATGGGAAATAATGTAGGAGAATTGCTGTAAATCACTTCTTTGCCGGTATAGGTCGTTGGCCAGCTTTGATAGTTCCAGTTCAGAATGCTTCAGGGCTGTGATGTCTGTTTGCACGACCACATACCTGGTTAACTTTCCAGCTTCGTCAAAGGTGGGACTAATTTCCACGCTCACCCATAGGCCTTCCCCCTCTTTTGTGCGGTTCAGGACCTCAAAGGAAACTGGCTCTCCGCGGAGAAGTCTTCCATCTACGAACGCATAGATAGAGCTGTCTGTTTTAGGATGGTGGAGCAGTTCTGGTGGCCTCATGCCAACTGCCTCTTCTAAGGTATACCCGTGCAGCCTGGTGAAGCCTTCGTTCACCCATTCAATAATGCCCTTGTTGTCTAAAATCAGTACCCCGTTGTTTGACTTACTAGCCACCAATGATAGTTTCTCAAGCTCTTTCTGCGCGGACACCTTATCAGTAATGTCATCAAAATAAATGGACAGACCTTCTTCAGACGGATAGGCCTTTACCTGAAACCATTTGTCATGACCAGCGAGAAAGGTAGTGAAGCGCATGGTATTACCCGTTTTCATGGCGCGGTGATACTGGGCATACGACTCCCCACCCACTTCCTCCGGGAAGATCTCCCAGATACTTACCCCTATGTGCTTACTACTGTCAAAGGGAAGCAGACGCTCTGCTTCGCGGTTAAGGAAGGTGATTCGCCAGTCTTTATCAATGGTCAGAAAAGCATCAGTGATACTGGCGAGTGTAGTTTTTAGTTGTTGGGCCTGCCTCTGAATGGTTTTAAAGGCATGCACTTTAGAAGTGATGTCCTTGGCAATAGTTTGGGCACCTATTACCTCATCATTCACACAAACGGGGTACTTGATGGTATCAAACACCCGTTTTTCAAGGTCAAAAACTATCTCTACTTCTTTTCTGAGGGTACTGCCTAGAAAAACTTCCTCCAAAGAGAGCATGGCATCGGCAGCCAACTCCGGCGGCAAGAACGAAGCAGCAGTACGATTGATCGCCTCTTCATTGGAAACTTCCCAAACCTCACAGAAACTTTTATTTACCTCCGTTATAAGCCCCTCTCTGTTTTCCAGGAAAACAACATCTGGATTATTCTCAAAAAGGGCTTTGTACTTTTGCTCACTCTCCTCCATCCTGCGCCGGTGTTCCTCCAGTTCAGTAATGTCCCGGGCCACGCAGTAAAGCGTACTGTCCTCCTCTGACCACGCCGCAGACCATAAAATGGGGATTAC is part of the Rufibacter tibetensis genome and harbors:
- a CDS encoding PAS domain-containing sensor histidine kinase, which codes for MVTSLQSGGSAIKWDKLAQLSLDMICTINADGFYTYASQASAGMLGYESWEIVGRHYTTLVHQEDQERTLNAVQVAVGGTKKRDFENRLIHKNGTVIPILWSAAWSEEDSTLYCVARDITELEEHRRRMEESEQKYKALFENNPDVVFLENREGLITEVNKSFCEVWEVSNEEAINRTAASFLPPELAADAMLSLEEVFLGSTLRKEVEIVFDLEKRVFDTIKYPVCVNDEVIGAQTIAKDITSKVHAFKTIQRQAQQLKTTLASITDAFLTIDKDWRITFLNREAERLLPFDSSKHIGVSIWEIFPEEVGGESYAQYHRAMKTGNTMRFTTFLAGHDKWFQVKAYPSEEGLSIYFDDITDKVSAQKELEKLSLVASKSNNGVLILDNKGIIEWVNEGFTRLHGYTLEEAVGMRPPELLHHPKTDSSIYAFVDGRLLRGEPVSFEVLNRTKEGEGLWVSVEISPTFDEAGKLTRYVVVQTDITALKHSELELSKLANDLYRQRSDLQQFSYIISHNLRGPVANALGLVDLLTHMERNSEVFDKSLSFLRQSIAKLDAVLRDVNTILGIRDSKGNLELEQVNILSVFEQALSSFKEPIASTGAKVIIDVEKDRSVKANKAYLHSIFYNLLSNAIKYRSEKRSLEICIKCFEYDENSMVISFSDNGSGFDMGKAKDHIFKLYKRFHTEQEGRGMGLFLIKSHLDAMGGHVEVNSRVGEGTKFTLFLPQK